A stretch of the Saccharolobus caldissimus genome encodes the following:
- a CDS encoding zinc ribbon-containing protein — protein MIYRCKNCDYKTWIKRARCPKCGAIEFDEIQGDNKGYLLISWKLRVTPDGFEDAYWLCLININGTKVFCRSLKEPKGVMIIKDNGICEPM, from the coding sequence TTGATTTATAGATGTAAAAATTGTGATTATAAAACGTGGATAAAAAGGGCTAGATGTCCTAAATGTGGAGCTATAGAGTTTGATGAAATTCAAGGAGATAATAAAGGCTATTTATTAATCTCATGGAAACTTAGAGTGACTCCAGATGGATTTGAGGATGCTTATTGGCTTTGTCTAATAAACATTAATGGTACTAAGGTCTTCTGCAGATCCTTAAAGGAGCCTAAAGGAGTAATGATAATAAAGGATAACGGTATTTGTGAACCAATGTAG
- a CDS encoding TA0938 family protein, whose amino-acid sequence MKIIVNGKEAGTKEKGCALCGATWGDFYEEVDGEKLFFCCDYCALEFVNMINEVKRRTGWSKIDELTINGNYYTGRTCTAKHREKEFKFYVKFNEEAGIETFKEIS is encoded by the coding sequence ATGAAAATAATTGTAAATGGTAAAGAGGCTGGAACTAAGGAGAAAGGATGTGCTTTATGTGGAGCTACATGGGGAGATTTTTACGAGGAAGTAGATGGAGAAAAGCTATTCTTCTGCTGTGATTATTGTGCTCTGGAGTTTGTAAATATGATAAATGAAGTTAAGAGAAGAACAGGATGGAGCAAAATAGATGAACTCACAATAAATGGGAATTACTATACTGGGAGAACTTGTACTGCTAAACATAGAGAAAAAGAATTTAAGTTTTACGTTAAATTTAACGAGGAAGCTGGTATAGAGACATTTAAAGAAATTAGCTAA
- a CDS encoding C2H2 type zinc finger domain-containing protein, translating into MPICPSCEIKLGTWKDLAIHMNEMANIKSDPSHVMWLNRNISINKMNVNDLAKSLEDFFSTPDGLAMWIRRKFIDKFYGNNPHPFIVAMQNPTRGVLLGYVIEHQHFLKNWVRILSSIIFKSDRDEVIKYELENIAVEFIGYNGRPSHYELLLRMGESLGMKREEILATPPLPGTQSAIKTWRKIAESKSWVETMAAMHSLELVADRSLIKYGAKLSYFNPLILDSDKFPQAVKDFLREGYEADIYHAGEALEMVEKYAEEFGIKESVQVTVLKSFDAFSKYLLSRLERAFEIEPNLIKEVFKQ; encoded by the coding sequence ATGCCAATTTGTCCATCATGTGAAATTAAGTTAGGAACTTGGAAGGATTTAGCAATTCACATGAATGAAATGGCTAATATTAAGAGCGATCCATCCCATGTTATGTGGTTAAATAGAAATATATCTATAAATAAAATGAATGTGAACGACTTAGCTAAATCATTAGAGGATTTCTTCTCAACACCCGATGGTTTAGCAATGTGGATAAGAAGAAAATTTATTGATAAGTTTTACGGTAATAATCCTCATCCTTTCATAGTTGCCATGCAAAATCCTACAAGAGGTGTATTACTAGGTTACGTAATAGAACATCAACATTTTCTTAAAAATTGGGTTAGGATATTATCATCAATCATTTTCAAGTCAGATAGGGATGAGGTAATAAAATATGAATTAGAAAATATTGCAGTAGAGTTTATAGGATATAATGGTAGACCTTCCCATTATGAATTGCTATTAAGAATGGGTGAGTCCCTCGGAATGAAAAGGGAGGAAATATTAGCAACTCCACCACTACCTGGAACTCAAAGTGCAATAAAAACGTGGAGAAAAATAGCTGAGAGTAAAAGTTGGGTAGAGACTATGGCTGCAATGCATAGTTTAGAATTAGTTGCTGATCGTAGTTTAATTAAATATGGTGCTAAACTATCATACTTTAATCCCTTAATTTTAGATTCCGATAAATTTCCCCAAGCTGTTAAAGACTTTCTAAGGGAAGGATACGAAGCTGATATTTACCACGCTGGAGAGGCTTTAGAGATGGTAGAAAAATACGCTGAAGAATTTGGAATAAAGGAAAGCGTTCAAGTTACAGTTCTTAAATCCTTTGATGCATTCTCAAAATATTTATTATCTAGATTAGAGAGAGCTTTCGAAATAGAACCTAATCTAATAAAGGAGGTGTTTAAGCAATGA
- a CDS encoding MFS transporter, with protein sequence MVENYGYSYLLLSRITRSIGIIYITLSSSLYLSAIGLKPEIIGIVFLGAIAFSSILNLSLGMLGDRYGYKKILILTEFIAALAALILSITVNDYLIIIAIIIGGVGGAAGGIRGAFSPGLTALVASNWRDEKERVKKMSFLMSAASFSGIGGSFLLALRSYINNSIEGYRILYLISFLLLLISGISLFFVKENKRPRKTTRIMQNSSLKYISKVIISNSITGFGLGLAIPLLPLWFKLAFHADSFQIGLIFTLSYLTTALGSLLASKLKFEPLHVASITRILNGVFLIAMALSPWLPLAASLYVLRGLNAGIGSPNRTAVNVRGVSEEDFGTASSLQGLATRFSQMSSGLSGYLLDYSLPLPLEIGGILQAIGGYLYMKLLSSDVKARSH encoded by the coding sequence TTGGTAGAAAATTACGGTTATAGTTACCTTTTATTATCTAGAATTACCAGAAGCATAGGGATAATTTACATAACTCTTTCCTCATCTTTATATTTGTCAGCTATAGGTTTAAAACCAGAGATAATAGGTATAGTATTTTTAGGTGCTATCGCATTTTCTTCTATTCTTAATCTGTCACTAGGCATGTTAGGTGACAGATATGGTTATAAGAAGATTTTAATATTAACGGAATTTATAGCAGCCTTGGCTGCGCTAATCTTATCAATAACCGTTAATGACTATTTAATAATTATAGCGATAATTATAGGAGGAGTTGGAGGTGCTGCTGGAGGGATTAGAGGGGCTTTCTCTCCAGGTTTGACAGCATTAGTAGCTAGTAATTGGAGAGATGAAAAGGAGCGAGTAAAAAAGATGAGCTTCTTAATGTCAGCGGCTTCGTTTTCTGGAATAGGCGGAAGTTTCTTGTTGGCTTTAAGATCTTATATTAACAATTCTATCGAGGGCTATAGAATATTATATTTAATATCGTTTTTATTGCTTTTAATTTCTGGCATTTCATTGTTCTTTGTAAAAGAAAATAAAAGGCCTAGGAAAACAACTAGAATTATGCAAAATTCTAGTCTAAAATATATATCTAAAGTTATAATTTCCAATTCTATAACAGGATTTGGATTAGGTCTTGCAATACCATTATTGCCCTTATGGTTTAAATTGGCATTTCATGCGGATTCTTTCCAAATCGGTTTAATATTTACATTATCCTATTTAACAACTGCATTAGGTTCTTTATTAGCTAGTAAGCTTAAATTTGAACCTTTACATGTAGCTTCTATAACCAGAATACTAAATGGAGTATTTCTAATTGCAATGGCTCTTTCACCTTGGTTACCCTTGGCTGCGTCTTTGTATGTATTAAGAGGCTTAAATGCTGGAATAGGATCTCCTAATAGGACTGCAGTTAACGTTAGAGGAGTATCAGAGGAGGATTTTGGAACTGCGTCAAGCCTACAAGGCCTAGCAACGAGATTTTCGCAAATGAGCTCTGGATTAAGCGGATATTTATTAGATTACTCATTACCCTTGCCTCTTGAAATAGGGGGTATATTACAAGCAATAGGAGGATACTTATATATGAAATTACTGTCTTCTGATGTTAAGGCTAGAAGTCATTAG
- a CDS encoding sulfocyanin gives MRINKMGIAILGISVAILIIGGVFFGMAAVSHHVATTAVHTATTTTTSSSAPVWA, from the coding sequence ATGAGAATAAATAAGATGGGAATTGCAATATTAGGTATATCAGTCGCAATATTAATTATAGGTGGAGTGTTCTTCGGAATGGCAGCAGTGTCACATCACGTGGCGACTACAGCAGTCCATACAGCTACTACTACTACAACGTCTTCGAGTGCTCCAGTATGGGCCTAA
- a CDS encoding MFS transporter: MVEYKWIALSNTSLGVFMGFMNANVVLIALPAIFRGIDINPFNSFQYLLWILFGYSIVSAILVVNVGRISDIFGRVRMYNLGFLIFTIASILLYITPGKGNIAAIQLVIYRIIQGIGGAFLMANSAAILSEAFPPGERGFALGLNGVIGIFGGIAGIILGGILASIYWRDVFLVSVPIGIAGTVWSYKSLKQLSKPNRNQKVDIIGNIIYAVSLILILVGITYGILPYGNQVTGWTNPFVISSISIGLVMFIAFLFVERRVEDPMFRLELFKIRAFTSAAIAIILAQLAFGGLQLMLVLLLQAIWLPLHGYSYEVTPFWAGIYLLPLLAGFGIMGSIAGRLSDRYGARILSTLGLVILGIGFLLLTLLPYNFNYLVFALIIFFMGIGNGLFVSPNMASLMNAAPPQHRGSASGIRAMLTNTGSTLSIGIFFTIVIDVLYVTLPPTLTSALNAVGASQLAPILSKIPPTAAIFAAFLGYNPVSTILSTLPPSITSSLSSSTLAVIMSNYWFPNVIAPAFMQSLKIAFYIASTMTFLAAIASALRGRTIIYERDIMRISEANTINDNNRK, encoded by the coding sequence ATGGTTGAATATAAGTGGATTGCTTTGTCAAACACTAGCCTCGGAGTCTTCATGGGTTTTATGAACGCTAATGTAGTATTAATAGCATTACCTGCAATCTTTAGGGGTATCGATATTAATCCGTTTAACTCGTTTCAATACTTATTATGGATACTGTTCGGTTATAGTATAGTATCGGCAATTTTAGTAGTCAACGTAGGAAGAATATCTGATATTTTCGGAAGAGTGAGAATGTATAATTTAGGCTTCTTAATATTTACAATAGCTTCAATACTACTTTATATAACACCGGGGAAGGGAAATATTGCGGCAATACAATTAGTAATTTATAGAATTATTCAAGGTATAGGAGGAGCGTTTCTAATGGCTAATAGTGCCGCAATTTTATCAGAGGCATTTCCTCCTGGCGAAAGGGGATTCGCATTAGGATTAAATGGCGTAATAGGAATATTTGGAGGTATTGCAGGAATAATTTTAGGAGGTATACTAGCTTCTATTTATTGGCGTGATGTTTTCTTAGTTAGCGTTCCAATAGGAATTGCAGGAACTGTATGGTCTTATAAATCCTTGAAACAGTTAAGTAAACCTAATAGAAATCAAAAAGTTGACATAATAGGAAATATAATTTATGCAGTATCATTAATTTTAATCTTAGTCGGAATAACATACGGAATATTACCATATGGAAATCAGGTTACAGGTTGGACAAATCCTTTCGTAATTTCAAGCATATCGATAGGTTTAGTAATGTTCATAGCGTTCTTATTCGTAGAAAGGAGAGTTGAGGATCCCATGTTTAGGCTTGAACTATTTAAAATAAGAGCATTTACTTCTGCAGCTATAGCAATAATTCTAGCGCAACTGGCATTTGGGGGTCTTCAATTAATGTTAGTGCTATTATTACAAGCTATATGGCTACCTTTACATGGTTATAGTTATGAAGTAACTCCATTCTGGGCAGGGATTTATTTATTACCACTATTAGCTGGTTTCGGAATAATGGGATCAATAGCTGGGAGATTATCTGATAGATATGGTGCCAGGATATTATCCACATTGGGTTTAGTAATATTAGGAATAGGATTTCTCTTATTAACTCTATTACCCTATAATTTTAATTATCTCGTATTTGCTTTAATCATCTTCTTTATGGGAATAGGAAACGGATTATTTGTATCTCCCAATATGGCATCACTTATGAATGCAGCACCTCCTCAGCATAGAGGCTCAGCGTCTGGAATTAGGGCTATGTTAACTAATACTGGCAGTACGCTAAGTATAGGAATATTCTTCACAATAGTTATTGACGTCCTTTATGTTACTTTACCCCCGACATTAACCTCAGCATTAAATGCGGTAGGTGCATCACAATTGGCTCCCATATTATCTAAAATACCTCCTACGGCAGCAATATTTGCCGCATTTCTAGGGTATAATCCGGTCTCGACTATATTATCGACTTTACCACCATCAATAACTAGTTCTCTATCCAGTTCAACATTAGCCGTTATAATGAGTAATTATTGGTTTCCTAATGTTATAGCCCCGGCATTTATGCAATCCCTTAAAATAGCTTTTTATATAGCCTCGACAATGACGTTCTTAGCTGCAATAGCCTCAGCGTTAAGGGGAAGGACAATAATTTACGAAAGAGATATTATGAGGATATCAGAGGCTAATACAATAAATGATAATAATAGGAAATAA
- a CDS encoding tetratricopeptide repeat protein, with protein sequence MEEIIRLINEGKYSEALDKLKNELVKRRDNPELYYLIGLVNFRLNNFRKALINLEKAIKIKSNDARYHLLYAYTLYQLGYNNDDEKMIKKALKEIEIAKQLDQSLLNDPEYHYYLANILYELDKYNEALEEINKALSIKDDKEFHKLRGDILFQLKRYEEAIREYETDLEKDGNLYAIAHTYFTLGDYERAINYFNKAISINSENPYYYEGKARALFLLGKINEAYEEIRRAIEIDPDNPYIKATEIEILSEIRVEDAVRELKEYLDEMDMYKEILCEEIRGRKISKKAKEYIDEIITKSC encoded by the coding sequence ATGGAAGAGATAATAAGGTTAATAAATGAGGGAAAATATAGTGAAGCCTTAGATAAGTTAAAAAATGAGTTAGTTAAGCGAAGAGACAATCCAGAATTATATTACTTAATTGGTCTAGTAAATTTTAGACTTAATAATTTTAGAAAGGCACTTATTAATCTAGAAAAGGCAATTAAAATTAAAAGTAACGATGCAAGATATCACTTATTGTACGCTTATACTCTATATCAGTTAGGCTATAATAACGATGACGAGAAGATGATTAAAAAAGCTTTAAAAGAAATTGAAATTGCTAAGCAATTAGATCAGAGCTTATTAAACGATCCAGAGTATCATTATTACTTGGCTAACATTTTATACGAATTAGATAAATATAATGAGGCATTAGAAGAAATTAATAAAGCGTTAAGCATTAAGGATGATAAGGAATTTCATAAATTACGAGGTGATATATTATTTCAATTAAAGAGATATGAGGAAGCAATAAGGGAATATGAAACAGATTTGGAAAAAGATGGGAATTTATATGCAATAGCACACACTTATTTCACATTAGGTGATTATGAGAGAGCAATAAACTATTTTAATAAGGCAATAAGTATAAATAGCGAGAATCCTTACTACTATGAGGGAAAAGCTAGAGCGTTATTTCTATTAGGGAAAATAAATGAGGCATATGAGGAAATTAGAAGGGCAATTGAAATTGATCCAGATAATCCTTATATAAAGGCTACTGAAATTGAAATACTTTCTGAAATAAGAGTTGAGGATGCTGTTAGGGAACTAAAGGAATACCTAGATGAGATGGATATGTATAAGGAAATTCTTTGCGAAGAAATAAGAGGAAGAAAGATCTCGAAAAAGGCAAAAGAGTATATTGATGAAATTATCACTAAGAGTTGCTAA
- a CDS encoding AIR synthase family protein, producing the protein MKLGKINEDVFNKIIYPHLGQRHKEVIVEPQHGVDTGAIDLQDGRVLVVKSDPVFIVPQFGFKKAAWFAVHILASDVMTSGIPPRYALIDLNLPPKIKDEEFEEMWLGIHEALMEINVMVVGGHTGIYEGTDYPMVGGFTMMGIGEKEKLGMPSKVKVGDDVIMTKGPAIEATALLVNLYPEHFKTRLNKEIFNEAINMYWKMSCWKDGLIASNIGIHLMHDATEGGVFGALTEISKSTGKGMKIYENKLFINRAVKEVTKLVNIDPWISISEGTMIIVTDKGEEVKNALNKEGIDAEIIGKIDDSKEVTLIKNDGSKIKIEHPEEDPFWRAFFELSRRVS; encoded by the coding sequence ATGAAATTAGGAAAGATAAATGAGGATGTCTTTAACAAGATTATATACCCTCACTTAGGCCAAAGACATAAGGAAGTAATAGTAGAGCCTCAACACGGAGTTGACACAGGTGCTATAGATCTTCAAGATGGTAGAGTCTTAGTCGTAAAGAGCGATCCAGTATTTATAGTCCCTCAGTTCGGTTTCAAAAAAGCAGCGTGGTTTGCAGTACATATACTAGCAAGCGATGTAATGACTTCTGGAATACCCCCAAGATATGCACTAATTGACTTAAATTTACCGCCTAAAATAAAGGATGAGGAATTTGAAGAGATGTGGCTAGGCATTCATGAGGCACTAATGGAAATAAACGTTATGGTAGTAGGAGGACATACGGGAATTTACGAGGGTACTGATTATCCGATGGTTGGGGGATTTACCATGATGGGAATTGGAGAAAAGGAAAAACTAGGAATGCCTTCTAAAGTTAAAGTAGGAGATGATGTAATAATGACTAAGGGACCTGCTATTGAAGCAACAGCACTTCTAGTTAATCTGTATCCAGAGCATTTTAAAACAAGACTTAATAAGGAGATTTTTAATGAGGCAATAAATATGTATTGGAAAATGAGTTGCTGGAAAGATGGTCTTATAGCATCTAATATTGGCATTCATCTAATGCATGACGCTACTGAGGGAGGAGTATTTGGAGCATTAACAGAGATTAGTAAATCTACTGGTAAAGGTATGAAAATTTATGAAAATAAGCTATTCATAAATAGAGCAGTTAAAGAGGTTACTAAGCTAGTGAACATAGATCCTTGGATCTCTATAAGTGAGGGAACTATGATAATAGTTACTGATAAAGGCGAGGAAGTTAAAAATGCTCTAAATAAAGAAGGAATAGATGCTGAAATTATAGGTAAGATTGATGATAGTAAAGAAGTTACACTAATTAAAAATGATGGTAGCAAAATTAAGATTGAACATCCAGAAGAGGATCCCTTCTGGAGGGCATTTTTTGAATTATCAAGGCGAGTATCTTAG
- a CDS encoding DoxX family membrane protein codes for MDLLLTSTGILIFRILYGISLIPHGIVKVNKNANIQLKGFMKQLGIPPVFVDLSMLVEIIGGLLIIIGAISLIVSAILIVFFISTTIVSITKMKKPLATGMNPGVDLDILFLAGAILLLILGPGEFALLSGPQI; via the coding sequence ATGGACTTGCTCTTAACCTCAACTGGTATTTTAATATTTAGAATATTATACGGCATCTCATTAATTCCTCATGGTATAGTAAAGGTCAATAAAAACGCTAATATACAACTTAAAGGCTTTATGAAGCAGTTAGGAATACCGCCGGTATTCGTAGATTTATCTATGTTAGTGGAAATTATAGGAGGTTTACTAATTATAATAGGTGCTATTAGCCTCATCGTTTCAGCTATACTAATAGTATTTTTTATAAGCACAACAATTGTCAGCATTACTAAAATGAAGAAGCCTTTAGCTACTGGTATGAATCCAGGAGTTGATCTTGATATACTTTTCTTAGCAGGAGCAATTTTATTATTAATATTGGGTCCTGGTGAGTTTGCCTTGCTTTCTGGACCACAGATTTAA
- a CDS encoding purine-nucleoside phosphorylase, protein MNPVHILAKKGEIAEKVLIAGDPGRVKLLSTLLKEPKLVNENRGFLVYTGKYNDEIVSIATHGIGGPSIAIVLEELAMLGAKTFIRYGTTGALVPYINIGDYIIVTGASYNQGGLFYQYIKDNACISATPDFELTNKLVFAFSKRGLKYYIGNVFSSDAFYAEDEEFVKRWSERGNIAVEMECATLFVLSKMKGWRSATVLVVSDNLAKGGIWISKEELERKVMEGANAVLEALTS, encoded by the coding sequence ATGAATCCCGTTCATATATTAGCTAAAAAGGGGGAGATTGCTGAAAAGGTGCTAATAGCTGGAGATCCGGGAAGGGTAAAATTACTCTCAACGTTATTAAAAGAACCTAAATTAGTTAATGAAAATAGAGGATTTCTAGTTTATACTGGTAAGTATAATGATGAGATTGTAAGCATAGCAACTCACGGGATTGGAGGTCCTTCGATAGCCATAGTTTTAGAGGAGTTAGCTATGTTAGGAGCTAAGACTTTTATAAGGTATGGTACTACCGGGGCCTTAGTTCCGTATATTAACATAGGAGATTACATAATAGTTACTGGGGCATCCTATAATCAAGGTGGACTTTTTTACCAGTATATTAAAGATAATGCTTGTATCAGTGCAACTCCAGATTTTGAGCTTACTAACAAATTGGTATTTGCGTTTTCTAAGAGGGGATTAAAGTATTATATAGGCAATGTATTTAGTAGTGATGCCTTTTACGCTGAGGACGAGGAGTTTGTTAAAAGGTGGAGTGAAAGGGGCAATATAGCAGTAGAAATGGAATGTGCCACTTTATTCGTATTAAGTAAAATGAAGGGATGGAGAAGTGCTACTGTTCTTGTAGTTAGTGATAATTTAGCTAAGGGTGGTATTTGGATTTCTAAGGAGGAATTGGAAAGAAAAGTTATGGAAGGTGCAAATGCAGTTTTAGAGGCTTTAACTAGTTAA
- a CDS encoding PhoH family protein: MILDSLKPLTKGQEELLSSLKDEKIQILGVFGPTGTGKSLFSLAYGLDSVTSGKYRKLVVVKPIIDIVTQEELTRKELMTYEDLVKMYMKDVLGGFAEEKIIDDLINSGKIEILDSRYLTGRSFNDSILILDDVQSMKAESVLELFIRVGKNTRVIIAGDPIFQALNNVTGDPSAILREILLNEKNAKVVDLGIKDIVREGAKRGLRFFLEYKLRSRKMSDIEKKIYDNVFIHAPDADVITVVEFSDEKAKLNINYENVPDSLIIVKEGSAGRVIGKNGERINSIEKDVSKKLRVVELKLDFKELVRAVHPVPWIVKHIEDVDFVGNELAVKLKKESGAFMGQKGIHVRFLDYVVRKLFGVGVKAIVPEEEAEKKEGS, translated from the coding sequence ATGATATTGGACTCGTTAAAACCGCTTACAAAAGGGCAGGAGGAATTATTAAGTTCGTTAAAGGACGAGAAGATACAAATTTTAGGAGTTTTCGGCCCAACAGGTACTGGAAAGAGTCTATTCTCTTTGGCGTATGGTTTAGATTCGGTAACTTCAGGGAAATATAGGAAATTAGTTGTAGTTAAACCTATAATTGATATAGTTACTCAGGAGGAGTTAACTAGGAAGGAGTTAATGACTTATGAAGATTTAGTAAAAATGTATATGAAAGATGTATTAGGAGGTTTTGCTGAAGAGAAAATAATAGACGATTTAATTAATTCTGGAAAAATTGAAATATTGGATTCTAGGTATTTAACGGGAAGATCATTTAATGATTCTATTTTAATTTTAGACGATGTGCAGTCAATGAAGGCTGAAAGTGTATTAGAGCTTTTTATAAGAGTTGGTAAAAACACTAGGGTAATAATAGCTGGTGATCCGATATTCCAAGCCTTAAATAACGTAACTGGAGATCCTTCTGCTATTTTAAGGGAAATCCTATTAAACGAAAAGAACGCTAAGGTAGTAGACTTAGGGATCAAGGATATTGTAAGAGAAGGTGCAAAGCGAGGATTAAGATTTTTCTTAGAGTATAAATTAAGGTCAAGGAAAATGAGTGATATCGAGAAGAAGATTTATGATAATGTGTTTATTCACGCGCCAGATGCAGATGTTATAACTGTAGTAGAGTTTTCTGATGAAAAAGCTAAATTAAACATAAATTATGAAAATGTACCAGATAGTCTTATTATAGTTAAGGAAGGAAGTGCAGGTAGGGTTATAGGTAAGAATGGTGAGAGAATAAATAGCATTGAAAAAGATGTTAGTAAGAAGTTAAGAGTAGTAGAGCTAAAATTAGATTTTAAGGAGTTAGTAAGGGCAGTTCATCCTGTACCTTGGATCGTAAAGCATATAGAGGATGTTGACTTTGTGGGAAATGAATTGGCGGTTAAATTAAAGAAGGAAAGTGGAGCCTTTATGGGCCAGAAGGGAATTCATGTTAGGTTCTTAGATTATGTGGTAAGAAAGTTGTTCGGTGTGGGTGTTAAAGCTATAGTTCCAGAAGAAGAAGCTGAGAAAAAAGAGGGGAGTTAA
- a CDS encoding SMP-30/gluconolactonase/LRE family protein, protein MEANLVTLSNYKAILGEGPVYDKDLNRLYWVDIEGKKIIINDLNTGTETFYDMPDLVSSLCVIDDKRVIATIRHAFYIVDLSKNSLQKVAEVETEIESNRFNDGKCDKLGRYWAGTMNMTERKPTGNFYKLEGNKIVKVLEGLTISNGLGWDIEDKVMYLIDTPTRKVFMFDFDLQRGEIYNKKIAVDFGNEPGNPDGMAVDEEGFIWVAHWGGGKVSRWNPRNGKKVFEIKVPATYVTSVTFGTPEMNYVFISTAGKSQDPLAGKLFTTRVDVRGLPNYRFKIT, encoded by the coding sequence ATGGAGGCAAACTTAGTTACCTTAAGTAATTATAAGGCTATTTTAGGAGAAGGACCTGTTTATGATAAAGATCTGAATAGATTATATTGGGTTGATATAGAAGGTAAAAAAATAATTATAAATGATTTGAACACTGGTACTGAGACCTTTTATGATATGCCTGACTTAGTCTCATCACTATGTGTAATTGATGATAAAAGGGTAATAGCGACAATAAGGCATGCGTTTTACATTGTAGATTTATCTAAGAATTCCCTGCAAAAGGTTGCCGAAGTGGAAACTGAAATTGAATCTAACAGATTTAATGATGGTAAATGTGATAAGTTAGGAAGATATTGGGCTGGAACAATGAATATGACCGAAAGAAAACCTACTGGAAACTTCTATAAATTAGAAGGAAATAAAATAGTAAAGGTATTGGAGGGATTGACAATATCTAATGGCCTTGGATGGGATATCGAGGATAAAGTAATGTATCTTATAGACACTCCAACTAGAAAGGTTTTCATGTTTGACTTCGATCTCCAAAGGGGAGAAATTTACAATAAAAAAATAGCAGTTGATTTCGGTAATGAGCCCGGAAATCCAGATGGTATGGCAGTAGACGAAGAGGGATTTATATGGGTAGCACATTGGGGTGGAGGAAAAGTGAGTAGATGGAATCCTAGAAACGGTAAAAAAGTCTTTGAAATAAAAGTTCCAGCAACATATGTGACATCAGTAACCTTCGGTACACCAGAAATGAATTACGTGTTTATATCTACTGCTGGAAAGAGTCAAGATCCATTAGCGGGTAAGTTATTCACTACAAGAGTAGATGTAAGAGGGTTACCAAATTACAGATTTAAAATAACTTAA
- a CDS encoding glycosyltransferase: MKICIYGTVFNSVKKVENSIKSVFKPDYDIVIVDSYSSDGTWEKLQKLRKEYNLILLRFKSSRGKGRDYALKYCPDNSITAYFDLDAMYNENFHKLLELNLNFTHAGAIQWTYIAEKNYIIRMGGWKDLNSAEDVELESRLKIDNFFPLIIGYNERVIGGRESRYAKSKLSIYKRYTRYLIDNIRGNGYTLSDLINLYKKEGKKKWIYRIFLFPIAKVKGIYRNCGNINNTTCTILKDIEAMKEPKDFGFSDDYTIFVLPKDMAPEKYTLKIDFRIIKEYHNLLLYAKNEISLKNFIEHMK, translated from the coding sequence ATGAAAATTTGTATTTATGGTACGGTGTTTAACAGCGTAAAGAAAGTTGAAAATTCAATAAAGAGTGTATTTAAACCAGACTATGATATAGTAATAGTAGATTCGTATTCTAGTGATGGGACTTGGGAAAAATTGCAAAAATTAAGAAAAGAATATAATCTTATACTATTAAGATTCAAATCAAGTAGAGGAAAAGGTAGAGATTATGCGTTAAAGTATTGCCCCGATAATTCAATTACAGCGTATTTTGATCTTGACGCAATGTATAATGAAAATTTTCATAAACTATTAGAGCTTAACTTAAACTTTACACATGCAGGTGCAATACAATGGACGTACATTGCAGAGAAAAATTACATTATAAGGATGGGTGGTTGGAAGGACTTAAACTCAGCAGAAGATGTAGAGCTTGAAAGTAGACTTAAGATAGATAACTTCTTCCCCCTCATAATAGGATATAATGAAAGGGTAATTGGAGGTAGAGAAAGTAGATACGCTAAAAGTAAACTCTCTATTTATAAAAGGTATACTAGATATTTAATTGATAATATAAGGGGCAATGGATATACGTTAAGTGATCTAATTAATCTATATAAAAAAGAAGGGAAAAAGAAGTGGATTTACAGAATTTTTCTATTTCCAATAGCTAAAGTGAAAGGAATTTATAGAAATTGTGGAAATATCAACAATACTACGTGTACCATTTTAAAAGATATAGAAGCAATGAAAGAACCTAAGGATTTCGGGTTTTCTGACGATTATACGATATTCGTTTTACCTAAAGATATGGCTCCAGAGAAATACACATTAAAAATTGATTTTAGGATAATAAAGGAATATCATAATCTACTTTTATATGCAAAAAACGAAATATCATTAAAAAATTTTATTGAACATATGAAATAA